The Hyphomonas sediminis genome contains the following window.
TTACCGACGATCCGCCAGCTGACGTTGTCTTCCTTGGTGCTCGAGGTGACCGGACCGAAGGTGTTGGTGGTCACGTCGTATGTGTTGCAGCCGTTTTCCAGCAAAGCGGCCGGGGGCGCCGAGAGGCCGTAGATGCCGGTGAAGAACACGCGGTTGAACACGTTGATGTTGGGCTGCATGGAGCCGTTCACGTCCGCCGAGCAGCCCACATAGTTCTGCTTATCTTCGGTGTAGCGGATACCGGTGGTCACCGAGAATTCCGGCGTGATTTCCCAGTCTGCATTAGCAAAGATGCTCTGCGTGGTCGTTTCGAAGTCACCGCTGTCGCGGTAGGTCTGGAACGAGTTCAGCAGTTCGGCAGCGGTGTACGGCAGGCCGGTTTCCGGGTCGCGGTTAACGAGGGCAACCAGTGGGCCGACGACGGCAGGGTCGAAGCCCAGAGCCGCTGGGTTGACGGTGAGCAGATACGCAGCGGTCGAAATGAAGTTCGAGTTGGCGTTATCGCGCAGCATCGTGCGGTTCGTGTCGAGGGTTTCGTCCTTGCCGTAATAGGCGCCGACGAGCCAGTTGACGCGATCGGTCTGGCCTTCGAGGCGCAGTTCCTGGCTGAACGACTTGATCTCGCCGTCAATGTCCTGGTTCAGGATCTGGTAGGGCGCGCCGGAGAAGTCGAGGACCGCCTTGCGCTCCAGCTTGTTATAGCCGGTGAGCGAGACGAGCGTCAGGTCGTTGTCGAAGGTGTAGTTAATACCGGCACGGAAGGCGTGGAAGGAAGAGTCTTCCTTGTTGTCGTCCGTCATGCCTGGAACGCCGCCGATCGTCTGAGCGCGGACGTGGTAAGGCACCCAGTCGGCATCTTCAGCGCTGGTGGGGCGGTTGTTCTGGAGGAAGGCCACGAGGCCCGGCGCGTTGAAGCCGGATGTTGCCGATGGGCCAGACGTACCCGGAACGATGAAGGTCGGGTCCGTGCTGGGCGTCAGGCCGATGCCCTGGGCGGCGATGGTGTCGGACTTGTTGATCCAGCCGTTGTAGCTGAGGTTCACGTCCAGCTTGTCCGTTGGCTGAAGGGCCACAGCAGCGCGGAATCCGAGCTTGTCGACCGTGCCGCGATCTTCGTCCGGGCGGGACATCGAGCGTTGCCAGCCTTCATCGCTGTTTTCACTGCGGATGGCGAAGCGTGCCTGGACCGTTTCGGAGATCGGCAGGTTGATCATGCCTTCGAGGTTCCAGGTGTCGTAATTGCCGACTTCGGCTTTCGCCATGGCCTGGAATTCGTCGACCGGTTTGTTGGTGACAACGTTGATCAGGCCGGCGGTGGTGTTGCGGCCGAACAGGGTGCCCTGCGGACCTTTCAGAACCTCAACGCGGGAAACGTCAAAGACCGGGCCGGAGTTCATGA
Protein-coding sequences here:
- a CDS encoding TonB-dependent receptor produces the protein MTLSMPAIAQETTAPEAAPAATESTTSDSDLKLGSITVTANRREESAQDVPMAIQAFGEDTLNQLNINSVEDLTTVVPGFSVSQSYQGVPTYTLRGIGFNTINLSATSTVGTYVDEVAYPYPFMNSGPVFDVSRVEVLKGPQGTLFGRNTTAGLINVVTNKPVDEFQAMAKAEVGNYDTWNLEGMINLPISETVQARFAIRSENSDEGWQRSMSRPDEDRGTVDKLGFRAAVALQPTDKLDVNLSYNGWINKSDTIAAQGIGLTPSTDPTFIVPGTSGPSATSGFNAPGLVAFLQNNRPTSAEDADWVPYHVRAQTIGGVPGMTDDNKEDSSFHAFRAGINYTFDNDLTLVSLTGYNKLERKAVLDFSGAPYQILNQDIDGEIKSFSQELRLEGQTDRVNWLVGAYYGKDETLDTNRTMLRDNANSNFISTAAYLLTVNPAALGFDPAVVGPLVALVNRDPETGLPYTAAELLNSFQTYRDSGDFETTTQSIFANADWEITPEFSVTTGIRYTEDKQNYVGCSADVNGSMQPNINVFNRVFFTGIYGLSAPPAALLENGCNTYDVTTNTFGPVTSSTKEDNVSWRIVGNWTPQDNMLLFASVTQGYKSASTPVNAASKSEQNAPATQEGLLAYEAGLKAQFFNQRLQTNSSLFFYDYEDKQVASFFPDPIYRALSRLQNVPKSEAYGFETEITWLINENLTAMGGLTLLKTEIKEFDTSDSFGLPTSRAGDPFLYSPETSLSGALLYDRPVTETLGVRGSLSGRWQSDSTAGNPDDPLYDIDSYGTLNGSIGLYTLNDTWEFSIWGQNLTDEYYTQQVTTNANVVVRYSNKPRTYGAALTYRF